One window of the Streptomyces sp. TS71-3 genome contains the following:
- the atpB gene encoding F0F1 ATP synthase subunit A encodes MSAHTLLAEPGCHIRQDCAFPAPGIDSFNFRPIFSVAGFDVTKPMLLAVICTFLVVGFFAAAFAKPKLVPGKLQLVGEIGYGFVARSIAREVIGKKGDKYVPFLTSIFFFVWIMNIMSIIPLAQFPATSRFAYPVALAALVFITYMFLTFKTHGFRGGVKNLVWIEGLPKPLVPLIVLLEFIQNVITRPFTLAVRLWANMFSGHILIVLFSVASWYLLTPTFLTAVAGGSFLLAAFMTAFELLIQFLQAYIFTLLASIYISGAIEEGH; translated from the coding sequence GTGAGTGCCCACACGCTACTCGCTGAGCCTGGATGTCATATCCGGCAAGACTGCGCATTCCCCGCTCCGGGTATCGACTCGTTCAACTTCAGGCCGATCTTCAGTGTCGCCGGCTTCGACGTCACCAAGCCGATGCTGCTCGCAGTCATCTGCACGTTCCTGGTGGTGGGCTTCTTCGCGGCGGCCTTCGCCAAGCCCAAGCTCGTCCCGGGCAAGCTCCAGCTCGTCGGCGAGATCGGCTACGGCTTCGTGGCCCGCAGCATCGCCCGCGAGGTGATCGGCAAGAAGGGCGACAAGTACGTCCCGTTCCTCACGTCGATCTTCTTCTTCGTGTGGATCATGAACATCATGTCGATCATCCCGCTGGCGCAGTTCCCGGCCACCTCGCGCTTCGCGTACCCGGTCGCACTCGCGGCGCTGGTCTTCATCACGTACATGTTCCTCACGTTCAAGACGCACGGCTTCCGCGGCGGCGTCAAGAACCTGGTCTGGATCGAGGGCCTGCCCAAGCCCCTCGTCCCCCTGATCGTGCTGCTGGAGTTCATCCAGAACGTGATCACCCGGCCGTTCACCCTCGCCGTGCGGCTCTGGGCCAACATGTTCTCCGGCCACATCCTGATCGTGCTGTTCAGCGTCGCGAGCTGGTACCTGCTGACCCCCACCTTCCTGACCGCCGTCGCCGGCGGCTCGTTCCTGCTGGCGGCCTTCATGACCGCCTTCGAGCTGCTGATCCAGTTCCTGCAGGCGTACATCTTCACGCTCCTCGCCTCGATCTACATCTCGGGAGCGATCGAAGAGGGGCACTGA
- the atpE gene encoding ATP synthase F0 subunit C, whose product MSAELVNLAAATTAGRLGAVAYGLAAIGPGVGIGLVFGHSIEAMARQPEAMPIIRTNMFLGFALCEVLALLGLVVPFVFQQ is encoded by the coding sequence ATGTCTGCCGAGCTTGTTAACCTCGCCGCCGCCACCACCGCGGGCCGCCTGGGTGCGGTCGCCTACGGCCTTGCCGCCATCGGCCCCGGCGTCGGTATCGGCCTGGTCTTCGGTCACTCCATCGAGGCCATGGCCCGCCAGCCCGAGGCCATGCCGATCATCCGCACGAACATGTTCCTCGGCTTCGCCCTCTGTGAGGTGCTCGCGCTGCTCGGTCTGGTCGTGCCCTTCGTGTTCCAGCAGTGA
- a CDS encoding F0F1 ATP synthase subunit B, whose amino-acid sequence MLNFLAQEGTQNPLLPETPELVVGLLCFFIVFGILGKKLLPNIQKTLAERHDAIEGGLERAAQAQAEANRTLEEYRAQLAEARHEAARILEQAREQGAVIIAEMREEGQRQRESIIEAGHTQIEADRRQVAVQLRQEVGRLSTELAGRIVGESLEDTTRQSRVVDRFLDELDAKAEQTQGAAT is encoded by the coding sequence ATGTTGAATTTCCTGGCGCAGGAAGGAACGCAGAACCCGCTCCTGCCCGAAACCCCAGAACTTGTCGTCGGCCTGCTCTGCTTCTTCATCGTCTTCGGCATCCTCGGCAAGAAGCTGCTGCCGAACATCCAGAAGACCCTGGCAGAGCGCCACGACGCGATCGAGGGTGGCCTGGAGCGGGCGGCACAGGCGCAGGCCGAGGCCAACCGCACGCTTGAGGAGTACCGGGCCCAGCTCGCCGAGGCGCGTCACGAGGCCGCCCGGATCCTGGAGCAGGCTCGTGAGCAGGGAGCGGTGATCATCGCGGAGATGCGCGAGGAGGGCCAGCGCCAGCGCGAGTCGATCATCGAGGCCGGGCACACGCAGATCGAGGCCGACCGCCGCCAGGTGGCCGTCCAGCTGCGCCAGGAGGTCGGCCGGCTCTCCACCGAGCTGGCCGGCCGCATCGTCGGCGAGTCCCTGGAGGACACCACGCGCCAGAGCCGTGTGGTCGACCGCTTCCTGGACGAGCTGGACGCCAAGGCCGAGCAGACGCAGGGCGCCGCCACGTGA
- a CDS encoding F0F1 ATP synthase subunit delta, whose translation MSNATRQSNAAARERLEALTDHSAVDTSALAGDLLAVTDLLDREAGLRGTLTDPGIEGQRKADLVTALFDGRIGAEALDLVSGLVRSRWSATRDLADTCEQLAFLAEIIGADRADALDETEDELFRFGRIVSSSGDLRAALTDRRAPAEAKAGLLRSLLEGRANRYTEQLLSRLVTQPRGRSLDAGIDALTKLAAARRDRVVAVVVSAVPLNDTQKRRLGEALARIYGRQVHLNLDVDPAVLGGVSVRIGDEVINGTIADRLDEASRRMAG comes from the coding sequence GTGAGCAACGCGACACGTCAGTCGAATGCAGCAGCCCGTGAGCGTCTGGAGGCGCTGACCGACCACAGTGCGGTCGACACCTCCGCCCTCGCCGGCGACCTGCTGGCGGTGACCGACCTGCTCGACCGCGAGGCCGGGCTGCGGGGCACCCTCACCGACCCCGGTATCGAGGGGCAGCGCAAGGCCGACCTGGTCACCGCGCTCTTCGACGGCCGGATCGGCGCCGAGGCGCTGGACCTGGTGTCGGGCCTCGTACGGTCCCGGTGGTCGGCGACGCGTGACCTGGCGGACACCTGCGAGCAGCTCGCCTTCCTCGCCGAGATCATCGGCGCGGACCGTGCCGACGCGCTCGACGAGACCGAGGACGAGCTGTTCCGGTTCGGGCGCATCGTCTCCAGCAGCGGCGACCTGCGCGCGGCGCTCACCGACCGCCGCGCGCCCGCCGAGGCCAAGGCCGGGCTGCTGCGCTCCCTGCTGGAGGGCCGGGCCAACCGGTACACGGAGCAGCTGCTCAGCCGTCTTGTGACGCAGCCGCGGGGACGTAGCCTGGATGCAGGGATCGATGCCCTGACCAAGCTCGCCGCTGCGCGCCGTGACCGGGTGGTCGCGGTCGTGGTCTCCGCGGTGCCGCTGAACGACACGCAGAAGCGGCGTCTCGGAGAGGCACTGGCCAGGATCTACGGCCGCCAGGTGCATCTGAACCTCGACGTGGACCCCGCGGTCCTCGGCGGGGTCTCGGTGCGCATCGGAGACGAGGTCATCAACGGCACCATCGCGGACCGCCTGGATGAGGCGTCCCGGCGGATGGCCGGCTGA
- the atpA gene encoding F0F1 ATP synthase subunit alpha: MAELTIRPEEIRDALENFVQSYQPDAASREEVGTVTEAGDGIAKVEGLPSAMANELLRFEDGTLGLALNLEEREIGAIVLGEFGGVEEGQPVTRTGEVLSVPVGDGYLGRSVDPLGNPIDGLGEIAAEGRRPLELQAPSVMQRKSVHEPMETGYKAVDTMTPIGRGQRQLIIGDRQTGKTALCVDTIINQRDNWRSGDPSKQVRCIYVAIGQKGSTVASVRGALEEAGALEYTTIVAAPASDPAGFKYLAPYTGSAIGQHWMYQGKHVLIIFDDLSKQADAYRAVSLLLRRPPGREAYPGDVFYLHSRLLERCAKLSDDMGAGSMTGLPIVETKANDVSAFIPTNVISITDGQCFLESDLFNAGVRPALNVGISVSRVGGAAQHRAVRQVSGRLRVDLAQYRELEAFAAFGSDLDAASKAQLGRGQRMVELLKQAQYAPYPTEDQVISIWSGTNGKMDDVPVADVRRFERELIDYMHREQKPLLTNIVEGGKMPDETIQKLSEAVDTFKKQFETSDGKLLGDDTSAAE; encoded by the coding sequence ATGGCGGAGCTTACGATCCGGCCGGAGGAGATCCGGGACGCGCTGGAGAACTTCGTCCAGTCGTACCAGCCGGACGCGGCCTCCCGCGAAGAGGTCGGGACCGTCACCGAGGCCGGTGACGGCATCGCCAAGGTCGAGGGACTGCCCTCGGCCATGGCCAACGAACTGCTGAGGTTCGAGGACGGCACCCTCGGTCTCGCGCTCAACCTCGAAGAGCGTGAGATCGGTGCGATCGTCCTCGGCGAGTTCGGCGGTGTCGAGGAGGGGCAGCCGGTCACGCGTACCGGCGAGGTGCTCTCCGTCCCCGTGGGCGACGGTTACCTCGGACGTTCCGTCGACCCGCTCGGTAACCCCATCGACGGCCTCGGCGAGATCGCCGCCGAGGGCCGCCGCCCCCTGGAGCTCCAGGCTCCCTCGGTGATGCAGCGCAAGTCGGTGCACGAGCCGATGGAGACGGGCTACAAGGCCGTCGACACCATGACCCCGATCGGCCGCGGCCAGCGCCAGCTGATCATCGGCGACCGCCAGACCGGCAAGACCGCGCTGTGCGTCGACACGATCATCAACCAGCGCGACAACTGGCGCTCCGGCGACCCCAGCAAGCAGGTCCGCTGCATCTACGTCGCCATCGGCCAGAAGGGCTCGACCGTGGCGTCCGTACGCGGCGCCCTGGAAGAGGCCGGCGCGCTGGAGTACACGACCATCGTCGCCGCCCCGGCGTCCGACCCGGCCGGCTTCAAGTACCTGGCGCCCTACACCGGCTCCGCCATCGGACAGCACTGGATGTACCAGGGCAAGCACGTCCTGATCATCTTCGACGACCTGTCCAAGCAGGCCGACGCCTACCGCGCCGTCTCCCTGCTGCTGCGCCGCCCGCCGGGCCGCGAGGCCTACCCGGGTGACGTCTTCTACCTGCACTCCCGGCTGCTGGAGCGCTGCGCGAAGCTCTCCGACGACATGGGCGCCGGCTCGATGACCGGTCTGCCGATCGTCGAGACCAAGGCCAACGACGTCTCGGCGTTCATCCCGACCAACGTCATCTCCATCACCGACGGCCAGTGCTTCCTGGAGTCCGACCTGTTCAACGCGGGCGTCCGCCCCGCCCTGAACGTCGGTATCTCCGTCTCCCGCGTCGGTGGCGCCGCCCAGCACAGGGCCGTCAGGCAGGTCTCCGGACGTCTGCGCGTGGACCTCGCCCAGTACCGCGAGCTGGAGGCCTTCGCCGCCTTCGGTTCCGACCTGGACGCCGCCTCCAAGGCCCAGCTGGGCCGTGGCCAGCGGATGGTCGAGCTGCTGAAGCAGGCGCAGTACGCCCCGTACCCCACCGAGGACCAGGTCATCTCCATCTGGTCCGGCACCAACGGCAAGATGGACGACGTTCCGGTGGCGGACGTCCGCCGCTTCGAGCGGGAGCTCATCGACTACATGCACCGCGAGCAGAAGCCGCTGCTCACCAACATCGTCGAGGGCGGGAAGATGCCCGACGAGACGATCCAGAAGCTCTCCGAGGCGGTGGACACGTTCAAGAAGCAGTTCGAGACCTCGGACGGCAAGCTGCTCGGCGACGACACCTCCGCCGCCGAGTGA
- a CDS encoding F0F1 ATP synthase subunit gamma, whose product MGAQLRVYKRRIRSVSATKKITRAMEMIAASRIVKAQRKVAASTPYATELTRAVTAVATGSNAKHPLTTEADQPRRAAILLLTSDRGLAGGYNSNAIKRAEQLTERLRGEGKEVVTYIVGRKGVAYYQFRERAIAQNWGGFTDDPSYADAKQVADPLIEAISQDTDEGGVDELHIVFTEFVSMLTQNPVDRRLLPLSLDAVGSGAAEGGSEAPVAEGQPQGTKVRPLFEFEPSAEGVLDALLPRYVESRVYNALLQSAASKHAATRRAMKSATDNAGELIESLSRLANAARQAEITQEISEIVGGSSALADATAGSDK is encoded by the coding sequence ATGGGAGCGCAGCTCCGGGTCTACAAGCGTCGCATCCGGTCGGTCTCCGCGACCAAGAAGATCACCCGGGCGATGGAGATGATCGCCGCCTCGCGCATCGTCAAGGCGCAGCGCAAGGTGGCGGCCTCCACCCCCTACGCGACCGAGCTCACCCGCGCGGTCACGGCGGTGGCGACCGGATCGAACGCCAAGCATCCGCTGACCACGGAGGCGGACCAGCCGCGTCGCGCCGCGATCCTGCTGCTCACCAGCGACCGCGGTCTCGCCGGCGGCTACAACTCCAACGCCATCAAGCGCGCGGAGCAGCTCACCGAGCGGTTGCGCGGCGAGGGCAAGGAGGTCGTCACCTACATCGTCGGCCGCAAGGGCGTCGCCTACTACCAGTTCCGGGAGCGCGCCATCGCCCAGAACTGGGGAGGCTTCACGGACGACCCCAGCTATGCGGACGCCAAGCAGGTCGCCGACCCGCTGATCGAGGCGATCTCGCAGGACACCGACGAGGGCGGCGTCGACGAGCTGCACATCGTGTTCACCGAGTTCGTGTCCATGCTGACGCAGAACCCGGTCGACCGGCGCCTGCTGCCGCTCAGCCTCGACGCGGTCGGCTCCGGTGCCGCGGAGGGCGGCTCCGAGGCCCCCGTGGCCGAGGGGCAGCCGCAGGGGACCAAGGTCCGGCCGCTGTTCGAGTTCGAGCCGTCGGCGGAGGGCGTGCTCGACGCGCTGCTGCCGCGCTACGTCGAGAGCCGCGTCTACAACGCGCTGTTGCAGTCGGCCGCCTCCAAGCACGCCGCCACCCGGCGCGCGATGAAGTCGGCGACCGACAACGCAGGAGAGCTGATCGAGAGCCTCTCCCGTCTTGCCAACGCGGCCCGCCAGGCCGAAATCACCCAGGAAATCAGCGAGATCGTCGGTGGCTCCAGTGCGCTGGCCGACGCGACCGCGGGGAGTGACAAATAA